A single window of Marinitoga hydrogenitolerans DSM 16785 DNA harbors:
- the coaBC gene encoding bifunctional phosphopantothenoylcysteine decarboxylase/phosphopantothenate--cysteine ligase CoaBC produces MNILENKKIILGVSSGIAIYKAVDLSSKLRKLKVDLNIVLTEDAKKMISPVVFSAVGNCAVYSDYFNEVKDGWIPHTQLSMQSDALIIAPATANIIAKIANGFADDLLSLIALAFRKEAKILVPTMNTRMYESPALQRNLEILKKDGWIIVEPEIGHLACGEIGKGRYPENKMILEFLEYSLTKKDMKGKNVLITAGPTIEPIDPVRNITNRSSGKMGYELARSFSYRGANVVLISGPTSVNPPYILKKFISVKTADEMRNAVMKYYQNSDIIIMTAAVSDFKVKNYSDVKIKKDSGEITLQLIKNPDILKELGEVKKESQLLIGFAAETNNLLDYAKKKLIEKNCDIIIANDVSKKDIGFDSDLNETYIINKMGDVTHVEKSTKKDIAFRIIDYISNSGFIKA; encoded by the coding sequence ATGAATATTTTGGAAAATAAAAAAATAATTTTAGGTGTAAGTAGTGGTATTGCTATTTATAAAGCAGTAGATTTATCTTCAAAATTGAGAAAATTAAAAGTGGATTTAAATATAGTCTTAACTGAAGATGCAAAGAAGATGATTTCTCCTGTAGTTTTTTCAGCGGTTGGCAATTGTGCAGTATACTCTGATTATTTTAATGAAGTTAAAGATGGATGGATTCCACACACGCAATTATCTATGCAATCTGATGCTTTGATTATTGCTCCAGCTACTGCTAATATAATAGCTAAAATTGCAAATGGTTTTGCAGATGATTTGTTGTCTTTGATAGCACTTGCATTTAGAAAAGAAGCTAAAATTTTGGTTCCAACAATGAATACAAGAATGTATGAATCTCCTGCTTTACAAAGAAATTTAGAAATTTTAAAAAAAGATGGATGGATTATCGTTGAACCAGAAATAGGTCATTTGGCTTGTGGAGAAATAGGAAAAGGCAGATATCCAGAAAATAAGATGATATTAGAATTTTTAGAATATTCATTAACGAAAAAAGATATGAAAGGGAAAAATGTATTAATAACAGCAGGACCTACAATAGAGCCAATAGATCCAGTTAGAAATATAACAAATAGATCTAGCGGGAAAATGGGGTATGAATTGGCAAGATCGTTTTCATATAGAGGAGCAAATGTTGTATTAATTTCAGGACCTACATCTGTAAATCCACCTTATATTTTAAAAAAATTTATTAGTGTAAAAACAGCAGATGAAATGAGAAATGCGGTGATGAAATATTATCAAAATTCGGATATTATAATTATGACCGCGGCAGTTTCAGATTTTAAGGTGAAAAATTATTCTGATGTGAAAATAAAAAAAGATAGTGGAGAAATAACTCTCCAATTAATAAAGAATCCTGATATTCTTAAAGAATTAGGAGAAGTAAAAAAAGAATCACAATTGTTAATTGGTTTTGCAGCCGAAACAAATAACTTATTAGATTATGCAAAGAAAAAATTAATAGAAAAAAACTGTGATATTATAATTGCTAATGATGTATCTAAAAAAGATATAGGGTTTGATTCAGATTTAAATGAAACTTATATAATAAATAAAATGGGAGATGTTACCCATGTTGAAAAATCTACAAAAAAAGATATTGCTTTTAGGATTATTGATTATATTTCAAATAGTGGTTTTATCAAAGCCTGA
- a CDS encoding L,D-transpeptidase family protein, which produces MLKNLQKKILLLGLLIIFQIVVLSKPEISFLKFRNNIIYLRIITKERIINPKIFLSDVGFRVRPKYSYSPTYIDIKININDFSKNDILDFEMEYDSLNGRKIIKIKKFIEIKEFFDEVKLEVSTIETLDGWKGVLVNNSNSRFKIKEVFLDDKIKIYNSENNLYYLPENMDDGFHEIKVLYLNKYDIEREKIIKFFKKDWFYSSSNLKGATFRVEFIDNYLVKKGDSIYKIARKYNVKPGEIILYNNISDPKTIYPGQLLKIGKLRFGESPLIITIDLDKSILNLYYLGKKVLTFPAAVGRSDATPPGYYRIMYKEKEPALYWYGEYIKPGSIINGVGSRWLQLSKEQYGIHGTTKPWEIGKRISHGCIRLFNQDVELLDFLTGIGTEVYALKSVR; this is translated from the coding sequence ATGTTGAAAAATCTACAAAAAAAGATATTGCTTTTAGGATTATTGATTATATTTCAAATAGTGGTTTTATCAAAGCCTGAAATATCGTTTTTAAAATTTCGGAATAATATTATTTATTTAAGAATAATTACTAAAGAAAGAATAATAAATCCTAAAATTTTTTTAAGTGATGTTGGTTTTAGAGTGAGACCAAAATACTCTTATAGTCCAACCTATATTGATATAAAAATAAATATTAATGATTTTAGTAAAAATGATATTTTAGACTTTGAAATGGAATATGATTCATTGAATGGGAGAAAAATAATAAAAATAAAAAAATTCATTGAAATTAAAGAATTTTTCGATGAAGTTAAATTGGAAGTTTCCACTATAGAAACTTTAGATGGTTGGAAAGGAGTTTTAGTTAATAATTCTAATAGTAGATTTAAAATAAAAGAAGTGTTTCTTGATGATAAAATAAAAATATATAATAGTGAGAATAATTTATATTATTTACCTGAAAATATGGATGATGGATTTCATGAAATTAAAGTTTTGTATTTAAATAAATATGATATTGAGAGAGAAAAAATAATAAAATTTTTTAAAAAAGATTGGTTTTATTCCTCGTCAAATTTAAAAGGGGCAACATTTAGAGTAGAATTTATTGATAATTATCTTGTAAAAAAAGGAGATTCAATATACAAAATAGCGAGAAAATATAATGTCAAGCCAGGAGAAATAATATTATATAATAATATTTCAGATCCTAAAACTATTTATCCAGGCCAATTATTAAAGATTGGTAAACTTAGATTTGGTGAAAGTCCTTTGATAATAACTATTGATCTTGATAAATCTATTCTTAATTTATATTATTTAGGTAAAAAAGTTTTAACTTTTCCGGCAGCAGTTGGAAGAAGTGACGCAACACCTCCTGGATATTATAGAATAATGTATAAAGAAAAAGAGCCGGCATTATATTGGTATGGAGAGTATATAAAACCAGGTTCTATTATTAATGGTGTTGGGAGTAGATGGTTGCAATTATCTAAAGAACAATATGGTATTCATGGAACAACTAAACCATGGGAAATTGGAAAAAGAATTTCGCATGGATGTATAAGGCTTTTTAATCAAGATGTGGAATTATTAGATTTTTTAACTGGAATAGGAACTGAGGTATATGCTTTGAAATCAGTGAGGTGA
- a CDS encoding AEC family transporter, whose amino-acid sequence MLFFLTLFKILPLFLIILLGYVLGKVFFDLDNKILNKITIWIAGNVLAFTAINSNPPSFNELKAYFLGYVVIFVLAIIVPYILKKFGLIKAERGIISFALMFSNGGYLGYPVVGALFGDEYISKAVIYVIVMTILSFSIGIIILTGNIKKGLTNMLKLPMLWGFLIGWLLGANGLFWDNLPFVLYEPLKMIKDASIVIILINIGVSLSRIKIKIYDLYDTILTTIFKLILFPIIAVFLVKYLKLDPILAGIFVIEVGMPVGMNVSFITEELNINPALGNLLVFISTILSVLTVPLLYYFITLI is encoded by the coding sequence TTGCTGTTTTTTTTGACATTGTTTAAAATTTTGCCATTGTTTCTAATTATTTTATTAGGATATGTTCTTGGAAAAGTTTTTTTTGATTTAGACAATAAAATTTTAAATAAGATAACAATATGGATAGCGGGAAATGTATTAGCTTTTACAGCTATTAATTCTAATCCTCCATCATTTAATGAATTAAAAGCCTATTTTTTGGGATATGTTGTAATATTTGTATTAGCTATAATAGTTCCATATATTTTAAAAAAATTCGGATTAATAAAAGCTGAAAGAGGGATAATATCATTTGCTCTTATGTTCTCTAATGGAGGGTATTTAGGATATCCAGTTGTAGGTGCTTTATTTGGTGATGAATATATTTCTAAAGCGGTAATTTATGTTATTGTTATGACAATTTTGTCCTTTTCAATTGGAATAATTATATTAACTGGAAATATAAAAAAAGGTTTAACAAATATGTTGAAACTTCCAATGCTTTGGGGATTTTTAATTGGTTGGTTATTAGGAGCTAATGGTTTATTTTGGGATAATTTACCTTTTGTTTTATATGAACCTTTAAAAATGATAAAAGATGCAAGTATTGTTATTATTTTAATTAATATAGGGGTTTCATTGTCAAGAATTAAAATAAAAATATATGATTTATATGATACAATCCTCACTACAATTTTTAAATTAATACTTTTTCCTATAATTGCAGTGTTTTTAGTTAAGTATTTAAAACTGGATCCTATTTTAGCAGGTATATTTGTTATTGAAGTAGGAATGCCAGTAGGAATGAATGTTTCATTTATCACAGAAGAATTAAATATTAATCCAGCGCTTGGGAATTTATTAGTTTTTATTAGTACTATACTATCTGTTTTAACTGTTCCGTTGTTGTATTATTTTATAACCTTAATTTGA
- the gltX gene encoding glutamate--tRNA ligase, with product MVRLRFAPSPTGNLHVGGVRTALFNWLFAKKYNGKFVLRIEDTDLERSTKEYEESIIEALKWCGLDWDEGPDIGGDFGPYRQSERIKLYKKYINLLIEKNMAYYAVYDKNNNIIHVSKEYPEKYKDESIVVKFKVNKNINTEFNDLLKGRIQFRNNLIEDFIILRSNGIPVYNFTVVIDDHFMHITHVIRGEDHISNTQKQIMIYNALGWEIPKFMHIPLILGNDRKPLSKRHGGTTVDYFRKEGILKDALMNYLALLGWTVDNEIFKFKDKINSFSPEKISNKGVIFDYEKLEWICGKHLREKDINGVYFEFIEWLKYTEDYKTENIISENKEYSLKVLGICREKINTFKQLKEFMYNFFIDDFNYEERFVEKYLKKEWAKDVIKVSIEKFEKLEDYSLENVEKTVREIAELKFTSKKNTFQIIRGSVLGKLVTPGLFESISVLGKIRVITRLRKAEVYINEYFGK from the coding sequence ATGGTTAGACTAAGATTTGCTCCAAGTCCTACGGGAAATTTACATGTTGGTGGTGTTAGAACAGCTTTATTTAATTGGTTATTTGCTAAAAAATATAATGGCAAATTTGTTTTAAGAATTGAAGATACAGATTTAGAAAGGTCCACTAAGGAATATGAAGAAAGTATAATAGAAGCATTAAAATGGTGTGGTTTAGATTGGGATGAAGGTCCAGATATTGGTGGGGATTTTGGCCCATATAGGCAAAGTGAAAGAATAAAACTTTACAAGAAGTATATTAATTTGCTAATTGAAAAAAATATGGCTTATTATGCTGTTTATGATAAAAATAATAATATAATACATGTTTCTAAAGAATATCCGGAAAAATACAAAGATGAGAGTATAGTAGTTAAATTCAAAGTGAATAAAAATATAAATACAGAATTTAATGATTTATTAAAGGGGAGAATTCAATTTAGAAATAATTTAATAGAGGACTTTATTATCTTACGTTCAAATGGAATACCTGTATATAATTTTACTGTTGTTATTGATGATCATTTTATGCATATAACTCATGTAATTAGAGGAGAAGATCATATTTCTAATACACAAAAACAAATAATGATTTATAACGCTTTAGGATGGGAAATTCCTAAATTTATGCATATTCCTTTGATTTTAGGTAATGATAGGAAACCATTAAGTAAAAGACATGGAGGTACAACTGTTGATTATTTTAGAAAAGAAGGAATATTAAAAGATGCTTTGATGAACTATTTAGCATTATTAGGATGGACAGTGGATAATGAGATATTTAAATTTAAGGATAAAATAAATAGTTTTTCTCCAGAAAAAATATCCAATAAAGGTGTAATATTTGATTATGAAAAGTTAGAATGGATATGTGGGAAACATTTAAGAGAAAAGGATATTAATGGCGTATATTTTGAATTTATTGAATGGTTAAAATATACTGAGGATTATAAAACAGAAAATATAATATCAGAAAATAAAGAATATTCTTTAAAAGTATTGGGGATTTGTAGAGAAAAAATAAATACATTTAAACAATTGAAAGAATTTATGTATAATTTTTTTATTGATGATTTTAATTATGAAGAAAGGTTTGTTGAAAAATATTTAAAGAAAGAATGGGCTAAAGATGTAATTAAAGTATCAATTGAAAAATTTGAAAAATTAGAAGACTATTCACTGGAAAATGTTGAAAAAACAGTTAGAGAAATTGCTGAACTAAAATTTACTTCTAAGAAAAACACATTTCAGATAATAAGAGGATCTGTTTTAGGTAAACTTGTTACTCCAGGTTTATTTGAGTCAATTTCTGTATTAGGAAAGATTAGAGTTATTACTCGTCTAAGAAAAGCTGAGGTGTATATTAATGAATATTTTGGAAAATAA
- a CDS encoding TIGR00725 family protein, which translates to MNIAVIGYSGDPQQEPIKPLENIVFEVGKMIAKNNWILFSGGRNGVMEIVSKANKKFGGKSIGILPWEIEGNEYLDVSIKTGLDFSMRSYILVKSVDVVVSIGGEIGTGIEILGSYANKKPIILLKGTGGWTDRIQNILIEGKFLDNRKLSEIHIVDNLMDLENLLKKFERKL; encoded by the coding sequence ATGAATATAGCTGTTATAGGTTATTCTGGAGATCCACAGCAAGAACCAATTAAACCATTAGAAAATATTGTTTTTGAAGTTGGAAAAATGATTGCAAAAAATAATTGGATTTTGTTTAGTGGTGGAAGAAATGGCGTGATGGAAATTGTTTCTAAAGCTAATAAAAAATTTGGCGGAAAAAGTATAGGCATATTACCTTGGGAAATAGAGGGTAATGAATATCTTGATGTTTCAATTAAAACAGGTTTAGATTTTTCAATGAGGTCATATATTCTTGTGAAAAGTGTGGATGTTGTTGTTAGTATAGGTGGTGAAATAGGTACCGGAATTGAAATATTGGGATCATACGCTAATAAAAAGCCAATTATTTTATTAAAAGGAACTGGTGGTTGGACTGATAGAATTCAGAACATTTTAATTGAAGGAAAATTTTTAGATAACAGAAAATTATCAGAAATACATATTGTTGATAATTTAATGGATTTAGAAAACCTATTAAAAAAATTTGAACGCAAACTTTAG